One Oncorhynchus keta strain PuntledgeMale-10-30-2019 chromosome 34, Oket_V2, whole genome shotgun sequence genomic window, ATCATTTTCTTTGATGTGTTACATTCTAAGCTCTTTCATATCCTTTTTCGTGCTCTAACGAGTCCTCGATTGTATTGTTAAAACTATATAAATCAAATTGGTTTAACGTGCACAAACGAATCGAAGGAAGCTAAGCTCGGATCACGAAGGGATGAGGCAGACAAGCTGCGTGTGTGGAAGCCAAGCGCGTGGCCCATTTTCCTGGTAAACCTCGTTAGCCTTACCTTGGATTTTCTGTGACCTAACACGAATATATTTTCTTAGCTTCTTGATGGCTTTTGTTCGCATGGGCCTCTCATTAGAAGCCAATCTTTGAGCGAACTGGATCTCTGGTTCTTGTTGTACCGGCGCCATGTTTCCAACAAATTAACGTAGAAACACGTTTTGCCTAGCAGTGACACATTCCTCTCTGCGCTTTCCGCATGCGTTTCCGCTCGTCGCATGATGATGACATAACGCCTAAACTAAGTGGTCGTTATTCTGGATTTCCCCACAGGGTGGCAATATTCATTAAACTTTTACCCATATTTTCTACCAAGACTAAACCACACAGTCAATTGGAGATTTTTTATAATCACATCAAACCCTTTCAAATAATTCCTCAGTGACTCTTATTAATCTCTTATTAATCAGACCAGTAATTATGAGAGAGATGTCTTTATTATTGAAATGTGTGTTTGCTGTGCGAATCTGGCAAGGTCTCAGGTGTCTGGAGTGGGAGGTTTGGATCCCTCTTTCTCGTCTGCGGAGGCCAGTCCTTCTCCGTCTGTTGATAGAAAAACTATTTTAATTGATACatataaaaaagaaagaaaaaaattattattattcctCAGACAAGGTACTCTCTTCACAGTCACACACGACTACAGGATACGTAAAGGGTCCTGCTCACCCGAGGATGGCTCTTTGGCTGGGGTCCAGAGGGACAGGCCCGTGACAGACTTGGGCTTCCACTTTAGGACCATGGTGGATACTATCTCATCCTCCTCGGCATCCCCTCTGTCCTGTGGTCCATGGAGAAGCAGTAACAGAGGTCAAGAAAAGGTTGGCCATTTCTGCCTAAAGCATCTTTATGCATCTATTTTCATTTCCTCTTCTACGGACACAGTTGGGATGTTTTAAGTGCAATGCCGTGCTGTAAGTGTTTCGCTGTCATTGTGTTAGATCTGTGTAGTGCTTCCTATTAGATGGTTAAATTGTTCAAAAACAGCTCCTTCTAAAGCACGGCAAGCCTCAAAACATCTAAAACTCCAGTGCACAACTCAGccaaaaacacacagagagactagaAGACGAACAGTGGATCCATGACTACTGTTACAATGGCATGAAGGATGATAATCATGCAAATATCTAGGTGTATGCACTTTAACAGACTAAGCCCAATAGCATTTTGAGAATtgttgagggggaaaaaaaagcTTTATCTTTGCATCAATCAACCACTAAAGGGCGTCATGCAACAAATGGACACAGGAAGTGAAACTACTGTTCTACAACAAAGGCACAGCACAGCAGTACTCTAGTAGTTGCTGTGGCACCTCCTCTCCTGAAGCCCCTATGGAGAAATAGCCCTCCCCATGGCCAGGGTAGGGAGACCTGGACTTCTGGGCTTTCCCATGTTTACCATTCTCCTCATCTGATGCAGGCTGGAGTTTTAGTCAAGAGAGAGAAGCAGCTCTCTGTTAAGTGTCTTTTGTCATGATCTCTTCCAGATACTACAAACAACAAACATTTGCTAGCTATAGAGACATTCTGCTCTTGTACAGGTTATTTTATCATATCATTGCAATTTCTGCATATGCAAATATGTGGTAGTGGTCATACCTGATCCACCTGTAGGTATTCTCCATGCTGCTCACAGCCAATTTCAAACACATACTTCCCTGGGCCTGATGGCTGAAACACAAATGGCTGATAGTGACCGTTTATATATGCTAGTACACAACGATCCTGTTGTATGCTGATAAACTTGTAACTAAACATGTCATATTTGATTTGATcatgctgtgttatgtggttATTGTTTTCATTTAAGTCAGTGTTTTTCCTTTAATCATGTCAGATTCCTTCTGGGCTGACTTACGTTGTTGTTGAGGAAGTTGCCCTGGTATCTGTGGTTCAGGTGGATGAattctcctgctgactccatctTGCCCATCACCCACGTGCCCATGTACCTGGAACCTGTGTCGTTGTAGTGGTATATACCTTGTCCATTTCTGGTATTATAAAGACAAAGAGTGGTAAGATCAGGTGGGGGACTGTAATGGGAATATTTAATATGAATATGTTTCATTCGATATGTATAACCATTATCAGAAATGCTGGTaaattatacttttttttgtttaaatgtaacagtataactttagaccgtcccctcgcccctacccgggcgtgaaccagggaccctctgcacacatcagcAACAGTCACCCAAGAAGCATCATTACTCATCGCTCcaccgcggcccttgcagagcaaggggaacttcaaggtctcagagcaagtgacgtcaccgattgaaacgctatttagcgcgcaccaccgctaactagctagccgtttcacatccgttacataaagAACTTGTGAAAGAGATGTGTTTTTTCCCCACCTAATCATAGAATGGGGTTGTTCAATGATAGATGTCAAACAAATACATGTCTATCACTTGATGGTATCATTTCAGAGACAAACAATCACATGTTGTTGCAAAATGAGATATATTTGCCtgagtagctaggtttccatccaattggcgacgtATTTTAATGcgaaaattttaaaaaatcagcaTAAAAACAATGTGAACATTTTAACACCAGAGATATGTTTCCATTAAATTGATTTGTTGTGGATAAAAGAATGTGCGtgaaaaatgtattttgcaaTTAAAATACAAATGAAGTGTGCATCCATCCCATGTTCAAtcctactgatggttttgtcacaaagcATATTGCGTTAAATAGCGAACGTGCCCACTCTAGTATTGACACGTGCAAACTACAGCTCGCAGGTATTGTGCAGGTacgctagtctacatgatgagattattatggataagatcgagaatattttttatttgtcaaacagcagtcaagcatcgatcatcatgtcatcGGAATAAtataaaaacaaacatagactgcccaccccaactcacgccctgaccgtactaaaacaaagaataaaataacagaactatggtcagaacgtgacactgacAAAGCCACTGCACTTTTTTTTTGACTTCTTACAAGACTCTCGAGCTGGTGTTTACAGTACGGATGTTTACAGTACACTTGGTGCTGTTTTCTATGCATCGTCATGACCCGACGGCAGACTTGGGGAGGACGAAGGGAGGACAACAGCTGTctgttagaatacctcatgaagagctgcagaccatactatttaccaagatagCTTAAAAAAATTATATAGATTAAAACTGTCTATTtatcaccacaaaccgatgctggcacgaagaccgcactcaacgagctgtataagcactgtaagcaaacaagaaaatacaCATTCATGGGCATGCAAATTAGCAttgattacaaagggaaacccagcctcGAATTGCCCAgggacgcgagcctaccagacgaactgaatgccttctatgctcgcttcgagggaAGCAAacctgaaccatgcatgagagcatcagttgttccgggtgactgtgtgatctcgctctccgtagccaaAGTGAGTAACACCTTTAAACAGGTTCAAATTAGCAAGGCCACAGAGCCAGATGGAAATAACAGGACACGTACTCTGAGCATGAgttgaccagctggcaagtgtcttcactgacattttcaacctatccCTGACCCGGTCTGTAATACCAACTTGTTTTAAGGCAGAATACCATAGACCCcatgcccaagaacgccaaggtgaCAAcccatccaccatgctgaccatCAACATGGGGGGCCCTCAGGGGTGTTAAGACGGCTAAttagttaatcaaatggctaagcgtactacctgcattgacccttttgcacagactctatgcacacacacacacacacacacacacacacacacacacacacacacacacacacacacacacacacacacacacacacacacacacacacacacacacacacacacacacacacacacacacacacacacacacacacaccccaacacacacacacacatgcatactgacaccactcacacacacacgctcacgctgctgctactgcatattatctatcctgttgcttaGGCATGTTACCCCTTCCTCTATGTATATAGCTACCTAAAtgacccctgcacatcaactctgtactggtactccctctatatagccatgttctTTTTTTACTCGTTATTCACTAAGTATGTATTCCTTTTGTAACTATTTCAATTTATtttactctgcattgttggaaaatgacctgtaagtaagcatgtcactgttgtttatgaagcatttggCAAATACAGTATATTTGATTAGTATATTTatcttacctttatttaactaggcaagtgagttaagaacaaattcttattttcaatgacggcctaggaacagtgggttaactgcctgttcaggggcagaacgacagatttgtaccttgtcagctcggggatatgaacttgacAAAGTCAAACCTTTTCCATGTTCctgtaatatactgtaacagTCCTGTCACCAAGAGGCCAGTTTGTTATTTCCTCTGCTTCTGTGCTGGATGGTGTCTCCCTTTTGCAACTTATAATTAAACCGGGTTGATTTAGATTGACTTTATCAACGACTGCTCAACTTTTAGTTCACCTGTAAATTCCTATTACAGGAACACGGAAAAGGTTTGACTCTGTCATTGTACAGTTGCCCTATTTCTTACACAATTAACTTTATTGTCACAGCAGTAACTACCTTTGATGATGTAAGGGAGTGAACTATATTCATCAGAAAAAAGGTTACATGGAGAAAATTGAagctctctgaaatgaaaatggatggctCTCCCTTCAGAAAAATATATTTGACCAAAACTCTCCCTGATCGcttgaaaaaaacaaaaaacaagtgACCTTTCCCCTACACCCAAAATAGTAATTAAAACAGAAGTGGGTGGCAGAGAACATGTCTACCGTTCACCCTCACTTCCTGGAAAGAACAGAGCCTGAGATATACAGTTCACCCTCACTTCCTGGACAGAACAGAGCCTGAGATATACAGTTTACCCTCACTTCCTGGACAGAACAGAGCCTGAGATATACAGTTTACCCTCACTTCCTGGACAGAACAGAGCCTGAGATATACAGTTTACCCTCACTTCCTGGACAGAACAGAGCCTGAGATATACAGTTCACCCTCACTTCCTGGACAGAACAGAGCCTGAGATATACCATTTACCCTCACTTCCTGGACAGAACAGAGCCTGAGATATACAGTTTACCCTCACTTCCTGGACAGAACAGAGCCTGAGATATACAGTTTACCCTCACTTCCTGGACAGAACAGAGCCTGAGATATACCGTTTACCCTCACTTCCTGGACAGAACAGAGCCTGAGATATACCGTTTACCCTCACTTCCTGGACAGAACAGAGCCTGAGATATACCATTTACCCTCACTTCCTGGACAGAACAGAGCCTGAGATATACAGTTCACCCTCACTTCCTGGACAGAACAGAGCCTGAGATATACAGTTTACCCTCACTTCCTGGACAGAACAGAGCCTTAGATatccagttttagaaacttcatcCTGTCAGCATTATATGGCAACACAGGACTATTTATAGAGCACAGGGCTgcgggccagaaggttgtgggttcatAGACCACCCTGGACAGGAGTAGGGGTGGAAAGATCTCCTTTATAGTAAAAGCATAGCATGAATCTATCATCATATTTGCAGGTTCGAGAAAAATGTTTCTTTTAATAAAAATATCATGCAATTCTACGTAATTTTACATATTCGCGGAATCTTATTTTTAATACCTTACAAATTAACAAAATTACGTCTACAGGCTAAGCAGCTCATCTTATAATATTTCTCTAATGCCAAATCAGTTTATCTTGTTTGCAACAAAGCTGTCACTGTTTGCAATTAATTAAATCTGAGACGTCATTAGGAATCTGAGCATGGTACTTTCAAAAGTTAGGTCTACCCCAAacagagtaggtctacctgtccaccacagacagagtaggtctacctgtcCACCCCAAacagagtaggtctacctgtacaccacagacagagtaggtctaccGACGCAGAAAAATGTGAGCTTTAACTGCTGGCTACTCTTGTTCTGTGGTTTAACCCAACGAGAGAAGGTCACAAGGTTTCCCTCAAAGCTGTCTGGGTTTAAACATCTTCTATTGTACAGAAAGTGAATAGCTTAACAAATTGACAGTGGCAGAATTAGATGACTTCCCAAGCAAAGTCAGACTGTGAATGTCAAAGAAACAAAACAATGATATCCCCAGATGCATCGGAGTCACATCTTTCCTGGGtattttacagcttgtttctagcaGCCAgctgtgactgggagacccatggggcagcgcacaattggtccagcatcgtctgggttaggggagggtttggccagcagggatgtccCTGTCcgctctgacacattggtgcgactggcttccaggttaagtgggcattgtgccAAGAAGCGGTCAAGAAGCGGTGCGGCACACAGCTCTCGGTCGGAGGACACACAGCTCTCGGTCGGAGGACACACAGCTCTCGGTCGGAGGACACACAGCTCTCGGTCGGAGGACACACAGCTCTCGGTCGGAGGACACACAGCTCTCGGTCGGAGGACACACAGCTCTCGGTCGGAGGACACACAGCTCTCGGTCGGAGGACACACAGCTCTCGGTCGGAGGACACACAGCTCTCGGTCGGAGGACACACAGCTCTCGGTCGGAGGACACACAGCTCTCAGTTGGAGGACACACAGCTCTGGAGTCCGGacaggagttgcagcaatggaaCAAGACTGTAACTATTCATTGGAGAccacaattggggagaaaaaggggtaaaaatacactgctcaaaaaaataggaagggaacactaaaataacacatcctagatctgaatgaatgaaatattcttattaaatacttttttctttacatagttgaatgtgctgacaacaaaatcacacaaaaattatcaatggaaatcaaatgtatcaacccatggaggtctggatttggagtcactcaaaattaaagtagaaaaccacactacaggctgatccaactttgatgtaatgtccttaaaacaagtccaaatgaggctcagtagtgtgtgtggcctccacgtgcctgtatgacctccctacaacgcctgggcatgctcctgatgaggtggcggatgatctcctcccagacctggactaaagcatccgccaactcctggacagtctgtggtggcgttggtggatggagcgagacatgatgtcccagatgtgctcaattggattcaggtctggggaacgggcgggccactCCATAGcttcaatgccttcctcttgcaggaactgctgacacactccagccacatgaggtctagcattgtcttgcattaggaggaacccagggccaaccgcaccagcatatggtctcacaaggggtctgaggatctcatctcggtacctagtggcagtcaggctacctctggcgagcacatggagggctgtgcggccccccaaagaaatgccaccccacaccatgactgacccaccgccaaaccggtcatgctggaggatgttgcaggcagcagaacgttctccacggcatctccagactgtcacgtctgtcacatgtgctcagtgtgaacctgctttcatctgtgaagagcacagggcgccagtggcgaatttgccaatcttggtgttctctggcaaatgaaaaacgtccgGCACGgtgttgggccctcataccaccctcatggattctgtttctgaccatttgagcagacacatgcacatttgtggcctgctggaggtcattttgcagggctctggcagtgctcctcctgctcctccttgcacaaaggtggaggtagcggtcctgctgctgggttgttgccctcctacagcctcctccacgtctcctgatgtactggcctgtctcctggtagcgcctccatgctctggacactacgctgacagacacagcaaaccttcttgccacagctcgcattgatgttccatcctggatgagctgcactacctgagccacttgtgtgggttgtaaagactccgtctcatgctaccactagagtgaaagcaccgccagcattcaaaagtgaccaaaacatcagcgaggaagcataggaactgagaagtggtctgtggttaccacctgcagaaccactcctttattgggggtgtcttgctaattgcctataatttccacctgttttctattccatttgcacaacagcatgtgaaatttatcgtcaatcagtgttgcttcctaagtggacagtttgatttcacagaaatgtgattgacttggaattacattgtgttgtttaagtgttccctttatttttttgagcggtGTATATTTTTCCCGGAGGTTTCAGTGCATTTTCCATGGCGATTTAGTTGTAGAATGGAACATTAGCTACTCACGAATCTGCTTGTATCCAATAGCCAGCTAGAGTTTAGCATAGAGTCACTCACGATAGCCAACTAACGTTGACGTTCGGCGCGATGACTAGCCTTTAAACGCGGCACTTTTTCAAACTGCCTCCTGGGATGTAATTCTTCATTTACGTCGATGAGATCCAGGTTCTTTTGAGTACCGCTGCCACCAAAACACATTACCGAGACTATCATCGGATCTtagaatgtgccaatgtttgtgaacaattCCCTTCATTTGAtcagagcactttgaatagcgggtagttagaaCGCAAGAATGCTTATTTTTGCGAGACTGACCTTGGAAAATGGTCATGTTATGTTttgaattttctcaatggcaGTATTAATCTGACCATTGTTGTACCCTCTGTTTCAATATGCTTTGTGTTGTAGTCACAAACTTTACGAGGAATGTTGTCAACCAGCACATTAATAACGTAAATAACAACTGGTTTCCGTTTCCTGTGTAACATCAATATTGCTACACCCTTGAATATTATTTGAGTCTAAGCCATATGTCTGTCAAAATCGGGTTGGTTTTTACAAATGATTTTGATTCGACAGAATTGGCTGTAGGGCAGACTGTTTTTCAAGGGAAGTAACTATCGGCCCTCAACAAACTGTTAGgatcagtaggtttcctgtaaagatcagtgtatagaacattatcttcacacaagatCAGAAGATCAAGAAAACTGATTTGACGTGTATCAGATTGCATAGTAAATCTCAGATGTTCAGAAACGCATGGAACACCCGGCGCTGTTTAACATCACCCCTCCATagaacaaaaatatcatcaatataCCGTTTCCACATAATGATGTGAGGCAAGAAAACATTTATGAGACGATTGAAAATAGACcgtttctccatgtaacccacatTACACATTAGCAAAGTTAGGAGCCATGGGGGAATCCTATAGCAGTACCCGCCATCTGAATACAGAAATCATTTAGAAACATGAAATAGTTGTGTGTGAGTACTATTTCAGCCAATGTTATAATGCAGGCACTGGAAGGTAGTTCATTAGGGTCACGTTGCAGAAGAAAATGTTCCATAGCTTCAATACCGCCCTCGTGTGGAATATTAGTGTATAACGACTCAACATCAAAAGTAACTAACAAAGTATTCTCAGGGAGAGGATCAAGAGATTCAATAatagagatcatactgctggtgtcctttacaaaggaggggagctgttctgagatcatactgctggtgtcctttagggggggagctgttctgagatcatactgctggtgtcctttagggggagctgttctgagatcatactgctggtgtcctttagaggggagctgttctgagatcatactgctggtgttcTTTAGAGGGGAACtattctgagatcatactgcaggtgttctttacaaaggaggggaactattctgagatcatactgctggtgtcctttagggggagctgttctgagatcatactgctggtgttcTTTACaataaaggaggggagctgttctgagatcatactgctggtgtcctttaggaggggagctgttctgagatcatactgcatactggtgtcctttaggggggagctgttctgagatcatactgctggtgtcctttacaaaggggggagctgttctgagaccagactgctggtgtcctttaggagggagctgttctgagatcatactgctggtgttttataaaggaggggagctgttctgagatcacaAAAGGAGGGaactgttctgagatcatactgcagGTGTTCTTTACAAAGGAGGAGGTTCTGAGAGCTGGTGTtctttacaaaggaggggagctgttctgagaccatactgctggtgtcctttacaaaggaggggagctgttctgagatcatactgctggtgtcctttataaTCATActggaggggagctgttctgagatcatactgctggtgtcctttacaaaggagggttCTGAGatctgttctgagatcatactgctggtgtcctttatgttctgagatcatactggagggggagctgttctgagatcatactgctggtgtcctttgttctgagatcatactgggtgttctttacaaaggaggggagctgttctgagatcatactgctggtgtcctttacaaaggaggggagctgttctgagatcatactgctggtgtcctttagaggggagctgttctgagatcatactgctggtgttcTT contains:
- the rsph1 gene encoding radial spoke head 1 homolog isoform X4, with the translated sequence MSDVGSEDFDDDQGYLGEYEGDRNEAGERHGFGRAVLPNGDTYQGMYENGKRSGQGTYRFKNGARYIGEYYQNLKHGQGIFYYPDGSKYDGSWVDDQRQGHGLYTYPNQDTYEGEWLHHQRNGQGIYHYNDTGSRYMGTWVMGKMESAGEFIHLNHRYQGNFLNNNPSGPGKYVFEIGCEQHGEYLQVDQDRGDAEEDEIVSTMVLKWKPKSVTGLSLWTPAKEPSSDGEGLASADEKEGSKPPTPDT
- the rsph1 gene encoding radial spoke head 1 homolog isoform X2, with the protein product MSDVGSEDFDDDQGYLGEYEGDRNEAGERHGFGRAVLPNGDTYQGMYENGKRSGQGTYRFKNGARYIGEYYQNLKHGQGIFYYPDGSKYDGSWVDDQRQGHGLYTYPNQDTYEGEWLHHQRNGQGIYHYNDTGSRYMGTWVMGKMESAGEFIHLNHRYQGNFLNNNPSGPGKYVFEIGCEQHGEYLQVDQPASDEENGKHGKAQKSRSPYPGHGEGYFSIGASGEEDRGDAEEDEIVSTMVLKWKPKSVTGLSLWTPAKEPSSDGEGLASADEKEGSKPPTPDT
- the rsph1 gene encoding uncharacterized protein rsph1 isoform X1 — translated: MTLIVDQLKKDFIEMDNTIEEKRTALQGAVNDDGIFNEPMKTNYALQNKLSTEIKELKIKKFNQDEKGKAEDKVDFWRNPDKGGPAPRLHGRRRIHPHLINALQPAPHLLPVPVFHPTRDWADGRAEVTGGTRTDEMPHPTGNGQGIYHYNDTGSRYMGTWVMGKMESAGEFIHLNHRYQGNFLNNNPSGPGKYVFEIGCEQHGEYLQVDQPASDEENGKHGKAQKSRSPYPGHGEGYFSIGASGEEDRGDAEEDEIVSTMVLKWKPKSVTGLSLWTPAKEPSSDGEGLASADEKEGSKPPTPDT